One part of the Ornithodoros turicata isolate Travis chromosome 2, ASM3712646v1, whole genome shotgun sequence genome encodes these proteins:
- the LOC135385553 gene encoding STE20-related kinase adapter protein alpha-like isoform X1 codes for MSCLQLKCSCNDSENDVSFSEENQGNGDSLYQNLSEASHLSEVIPLLPAAADMIKYEADATKFELLSVIGRSSRRSTVVSLTKHIPSGHRIAVKRISLDAPGTDAAYIQQEILVTRQLKHENILPYLCAFVSSCEVWAVMPLMTYGSVRDILDTHYPGGLPENAVSLILRDTLSALEYVHQAGFIHRSVKAAHLLISSKGKVLLTGFRYSCNVIVDGRWQPSLHDFPPDSIDNLNWLSPEVLQQNLMGYNSKSDIYSVGITALELANGGVPYTGLTPTQILLAKLQGSKSTPHSSVSDGAPLSESNRDMYKASGEYSGQSNTFCEEFSVFTSLCLQKEPTLRPSAHQLLSQGFIKLCRKLMATLPAILAPISPRAEVLRNTSPELDESATGYVQDISWNF; via the exons ATGTCATGTTTG CAGCTCAAGTGTAGCTGTAACGATTCGGAGAACGACGTATCATTTTCGGAAGAAAACCAGGGCAATGGCGATTCACTTTACCAAAACTTG TCTGAAGCCTCACATTTGTCTGAGGTCATCCCACTGTTGCCCGCAGCTGCCGACATGATCAAATATGAGGCTGATGCCACAAAGTTTGAACTGCTGTCTGTCATTG GTAGAAGTTCCCGCAGATCCACAGTGGTTTCCCTGACAAAGCACATTCCCTCCGGGCACCGTATAGCAGTAAAACGCATTAGCCTGGATGCTCCAGGCACAGATGCTGCATACATACAG CAAGAAATCTTAGTCACTCGACAGTTGAAGCATGAGAACATACTGCCATATCTGTGTGCGTTTGTCTCAAGCTGTGAAGTATGGGCTGTCATGCCGCTTATGACATACG GTTCAGTTAGGGACATCTTAGATACCCACTACCCTGGTGGCCTTCCAGAGAATGCTGTCTCTCTTATACTAAGAGATACACTTTCAGCACTAGAGTATGTTCACCAAGCTGGGTTTATTCACAG GAGTGTAAAAGCAGCCCACCTTCTCATTTCAAGCAAAGGCAAAGTGCTCTTAACAGGGTTTCGATATTCCTGCAATGTGATTGTGGACGGCCGTTGGCAACCCAGTCTCCACGACTTTCCCCCGGACTCTATCGATAATTTGAACTGGCTAAGCCCAGAGGTATTGCAACAG AACCTGATGGGCTACAACTCCAAGTCTGACATCTACAGTGTGGGAATCACTGCTCTCGAGCTGGCAAATGGTGGTGTTCCATATACTGGCCTTACTCCCACACAAATACTGCTCGCTAAACTACAAGGGTCAAAATCAACACCACATAGCAGCGTCAGTGATGGAGCACCTTTGAGCGAATCAAATCGAG ACATGTACAAAGCAAGTGGCGAATACTCTGGCCAAAGCAATACATTTTGTGAGGAGTTTTCAGTATTTACATCTCTGTGCCTGCAAAAGGAACCAACACTAAG GCCGTCAGCTCACCAGCTGTTGTCACAAGGCTTCATCAAACTATGCCGGAAATTAATGGCAACCCTGCCTGCAATTCTGGCTCCTATTTCACCTAGAGCAGAAGTCTTAAGGAACACAA GTCCTGAACTAGACGAGTCTGCGACTGGTTACGTGCAAGATATTTCTTGGAACTTCTAG
- the LOC135385553 gene encoding STE20-related kinase adapter protein alpha-like isoform X2 codes for MSCLLKCSCNDSENDVSFSEENQGNGDSLYQNLSEASHLSEVIPLLPAAADMIKYEADATKFELLSVIGRSSRRSTVVSLTKHIPSGHRIAVKRISLDAPGTDAAYIQQEILVTRQLKHENILPYLCAFVSSCEVWAVMPLMTYGSVRDILDTHYPGGLPENAVSLILRDTLSALEYVHQAGFIHRSVKAAHLLISSKGKVLLTGFRYSCNVIVDGRWQPSLHDFPPDSIDNLNWLSPEVLQQNLMGYNSKSDIYSVGITALELANGGVPYTGLTPTQILLAKLQGSKSTPHSSVSDGAPLSESNRDMYKASGEYSGQSNTFCEEFSVFTSLCLQKEPTLRPSAHQLLSQGFIKLCRKLMATLPAILAPISPRAEVLRNTSPELDESATGYVQDISWNF; via the exons ATGTCATGTTTG CTCAAGTGTAGCTGTAACGATTCGGAGAACGACGTATCATTTTCGGAAGAAAACCAGGGCAATGGCGATTCACTTTACCAAAACTTG TCTGAAGCCTCACATTTGTCTGAGGTCATCCCACTGTTGCCCGCAGCTGCCGACATGATCAAATATGAGGCTGATGCCACAAAGTTTGAACTGCTGTCTGTCATTG GTAGAAGTTCCCGCAGATCCACAGTGGTTTCCCTGACAAAGCACATTCCCTCCGGGCACCGTATAGCAGTAAAACGCATTAGCCTGGATGCTCCAGGCACAGATGCTGCATACATACAG CAAGAAATCTTAGTCACTCGACAGTTGAAGCATGAGAACATACTGCCATATCTGTGTGCGTTTGTCTCAAGCTGTGAAGTATGGGCTGTCATGCCGCTTATGACATACG GTTCAGTTAGGGACATCTTAGATACCCACTACCCTGGTGGCCTTCCAGAGAATGCTGTCTCTCTTATACTAAGAGATACACTTTCAGCACTAGAGTATGTTCACCAAGCTGGGTTTATTCACAG GAGTGTAAAAGCAGCCCACCTTCTCATTTCAAGCAAAGGCAAAGTGCTCTTAACAGGGTTTCGATATTCCTGCAATGTGATTGTGGACGGCCGTTGGCAACCCAGTCTCCACGACTTTCCCCCGGACTCTATCGATAATTTGAACTGGCTAAGCCCAGAGGTATTGCAACAG AACCTGATGGGCTACAACTCCAAGTCTGACATCTACAGTGTGGGAATCACTGCTCTCGAGCTGGCAAATGGTGGTGTTCCATATACTGGCCTTACTCCCACACAAATACTGCTCGCTAAACTACAAGGGTCAAAATCAACACCACATAGCAGCGTCAGTGATGGAGCACCTTTGAGCGAATCAAATCGAG ACATGTACAAAGCAAGTGGCGAATACTCTGGCCAAAGCAATACATTTTGTGAGGAGTTTTCAGTATTTACATCTCTGTGCCTGCAAAAGGAACCAACACTAAG GCCGTCAGCTCACCAGCTGTTGTCACAAGGCTTCATCAAACTATGCCGGAAATTAATGGCAACCCTGCCTGCAATTCTGGCTCCTATTTCACCTAGAGCAGAAGTCTTAAGGAACACAA GTCCTGAACTAGACGAGTCTGCGACTGGTTACGTGCAAGATATTTCTTGGAACTTCTAG
- the LOC135385548 gene encoding mitochondrial coenzyme A transporter SLC25A42-like isoform X2, whose translation MHMKPSSVLGHDNSQAFLDVDLKQSEETPFLHGLPHEHDPKLSNRDKVITSLAAGALAGALAKTTIAPLDRTKINFQIHNQQFSFVKAVKFLADSYKHHGIFSWWRGNSATMARVVPFAAFQYAAHEQWKIILMVDTNERRRHNYGKTFLAGSLAGCTASALTYPLDLARARMAVSPAERYRNLAHVFVKIWKEEGPLKLYRGFTPTMLGVIPYAGASFFTYETLKRLRAEKTGSSELHPMERLVFGALGGLFGQSSSYPLDIVRRRMQTAPLTGNIYKSVWGTLVLVYRTEGLIGGLYKGLSMNWIKGPIAVGTSFMTFDIAQQTFRKCLLLMSHST comes from the exons ATGCACATGAAACCTTCCTCAGTCTTAGGTCATGATAATTCTCAAGCCTTCCTTGATGTTGACCTTAAGCAGAGTGAAGAAACACCGTTCCTGCATGGGCTACCACATGAACATGACCCAAAG ctGTCAAATCGTGACAAAGTAATAACATCCCTGGCTGCTGGAGCTCTTGCTGGTGCTCTTGCAAAGACTACGATAGCACCCCTAGATCGAACCAAAATCAATTTTCAAA TTCACAATCAACAGTTTTCATTTGTGAAAGCTGTTAAGTTCCTTGCTGACAGCTACAAACACCATGGTATCTTCAGCTGGTGGAGAGGGAATTCAGCAACCATGGCGAGGGTTGTGCCTTTTGCAGCATTCCAGTATGCAGCTCATGAACAGTGGAAGATTATATTAATGGTTGACACAAATGAACGAAG GAGGCACAACTATGGCAAGACATTTCTTGCTGGTTCTCTCGCTGGTTGCACGGCGTCCGCTTTGACGTACCCATTGGACCTGGCACGAGCCAGGATGGCTGTTTCACCTGCTGAAAG GTATCGCAACCTTGCGCATGTCTTTGTAAAAATCTGGAAAGAGGAGGGGCCGTTGAAGTTATACAGGGGATTCACTCCAACAATGCTCGGTGTTATCCCTTATGCTGGTGCTAGCTTCTTCACCTATGAAACCCTGAAAAGACTCAGAGCAG AGAAAACTGGTTCGAGTGAACTACATCCCATGGAACGCCTTGTTTTCGGAGCCCTTGGGGGCCTCTTTGGCCAGTCCTCATCATACCCTTTGGACATTGTGCGAAGACGGATGCAAACAGCTCCTCTCACTGGCAACATCTATAAATCTGTGTGGGGCACTCTTGTTCTGGTGTACCGCACAGAAGGGCTTATTGGGGGCTTGTACAAAGGACTGAGCATGAACTGGATTAAAGGGCCCATCGCTGTTGGAACAAGTTTCATGACATTCGACATCGCACAACAGACATTTCGCAAGTGCCTCTTGCTTATGTCACACAGTACTTGA
- the LOC135385553 gene encoding STE20-related kinase adapter protein alpha-like isoform X3 has translation MIKYEADATKFELLSVIGRSSRRSTVVSLTKHIPSGHRIAVKRISLDAPGTDAAYIQQEILVTRQLKHENILPYLCAFVSSCEVWAVMPLMTYGSVRDILDTHYPGGLPENAVSLILRDTLSALEYVHQAGFIHRSVKAAHLLISSKGKVLLTGFRYSCNVIVDGRWQPSLHDFPPDSIDNLNWLSPEVLQQNLMGYNSKSDIYSVGITALELANGGVPYTGLTPTQILLAKLQGSKSTPHSSVSDGAPLSESNRDMYKASGEYSGQSNTFCEEFSVFTSLCLQKEPTLRPSAHQLLSQGFIKLCRKLMATLPAILAPISPRAEVLRNTSPELDESATGYVQDISWNF, from the exons ATGATCAAATATGAGGCTGATGCCACAAAGTTTGAACTGCTGTCTGTCATTG GTAGAAGTTCCCGCAGATCCACAGTGGTTTCCCTGACAAAGCACATTCCCTCCGGGCACCGTATAGCAGTAAAACGCATTAGCCTGGATGCTCCAGGCACAGATGCTGCATACATACAG CAAGAAATCTTAGTCACTCGACAGTTGAAGCATGAGAACATACTGCCATATCTGTGTGCGTTTGTCTCAAGCTGTGAAGTATGGGCTGTCATGCCGCTTATGACATACG GTTCAGTTAGGGACATCTTAGATACCCACTACCCTGGTGGCCTTCCAGAGAATGCTGTCTCTCTTATACTAAGAGATACACTTTCAGCACTAGAGTATGTTCACCAAGCTGGGTTTATTCACAG GAGTGTAAAAGCAGCCCACCTTCTCATTTCAAGCAAAGGCAAAGTGCTCTTAACAGGGTTTCGATATTCCTGCAATGTGATTGTGGACGGCCGTTGGCAACCCAGTCTCCACGACTTTCCCCCGGACTCTATCGATAATTTGAACTGGCTAAGCCCAGAGGTATTGCAACAG AACCTGATGGGCTACAACTCCAAGTCTGACATCTACAGTGTGGGAATCACTGCTCTCGAGCTGGCAAATGGTGGTGTTCCATATACTGGCCTTACTCCCACACAAATACTGCTCGCTAAACTACAAGGGTCAAAATCAACACCACATAGCAGCGTCAGTGATGGAGCACCTTTGAGCGAATCAAATCGAG ACATGTACAAAGCAAGTGGCGAATACTCTGGCCAAAGCAATACATTTTGTGAGGAGTTTTCAGTATTTACATCTCTGTGCCTGCAAAAGGAACCAACACTAAG GCCGTCAGCTCACCAGCTGTTGTCACAAGGCTTCATCAAACTATGCCGGAAATTAATGGCAACCCTGCCTGCAATTCTGGCTCCTATTTCACCTAGAGCAGAAGTCTTAAGGAACACAA GTCCTGAACTAGACGAGTCTGCGACTGGTTACGTGCAAGATATTTCTTGGAACTTCTAG
- the LOC135385548 gene encoding mitochondrial coenzyme A transporter SLC25A42-like isoform X1: protein MHMKPSSVLGHDNSQAFLDVDLKQSEETPFLHGLPHEHDPKGRLISFNKRELYSWWIDSGAHRSTEYKRLMAGTPEVLSNRDKVITSLAAGALAGALAKTTIAPLDRTKINFQIHNQQFSFVKAVKFLADSYKHHGIFSWWRGNSATMARVVPFAAFQYAAHEQWKIILMVDTNERRRHNYGKTFLAGSLAGCTASALTYPLDLARARMAVSPAERYRNLAHVFVKIWKEEGPLKLYRGFTPTMLGVIPYAGASFFTYETLKRLRAEKTGSSELHPMERLVFGALGGLFGQSSSYPLDIVRRRMQTAPLTGNIYKSVWGTLVLVYRTEGLIGGLYKGLSMNWIKGPIAVGTSFMTFDIAQQTFRKCLLLMSHST from the exons ATGCACATGAAACCTTCCTCAGTCTTAGGTCATGATAATTCTCAAGCCTTCCTTGATGTTGACCTTAAGCAGAGTGAAGAAACACCGTTCCTGCATGGGCTACCACATGAACATGACCCAAAG GGGCGTCTCATTTCCTTTAACAAGAGGGAGCTATACTCCTGGTGGATAGACAGTGGTGCACATAGGAGTACAGAGTACAAGCGTTTGATGGCTGGCACACCTGAAGTG ctGTCAAATCGTGACAAAGTAATAACATCCCTGGCTGCTGGAGCTCTTGCTGGTGCTCTTGCAAAGACTACGATAGCACCCCTAGATCGAACCAAAATCAATTTTCAAA TTCACAATCAACAGTTTTCATTTGTGAAAGCTGTTAAGTTCCTTGCTGACAGCTACAAACACCATGGTATCTTCAGCTGGTGGAGAGGGAATTCAGCAACCATGGCGAGGGTTGTGCCTTTTGCAGCATTCCAGTATGCAGCTCATGAACAGTGGAAGATTATATTAATGGTTGACACAAATGAACGAAG GAGGCACAACTATGGCAAGACATTTCTTGCTGGTTCTCTCGCTGGTTGCACGGCGTCCGCTTTGACGTACCCATTGGACCTGGCACGAGCCAGGATGGCTGTTTCACCTGCTGAAAG GTATCGCAACCTTGCGCATGTCTTTGTAAAAATCTGGAAAGAGGAGGGGCCGTTGAAGTTATACAGGGGATTCACTCCAACAATGCTCGGTGTTATCCCTTATGCTGGTGCTAGCTTCTTCACCTATGAAACCCTGAAAAGACTCAGAGCAG AGAAAACTGGTTCGAGTGAACTACATCCCATGGAACGCCTTGTTTTCGGAGCCCTTGGGGGCCTCTTTGGCCAGTCCTCATCATACCCTTTGGACATTGTGCGAAGACGGATGCAAACAGCTCCTCTCACTGGCAACATCTATAAATCTGTGTGGGGCACTCTTGTTCTGGTGTACCGCACAGAAGGGCTTATTGGGGGCTTGTACAAAGGACTGAGCATGAACTGGATTAAAGGGCCCATCGCTGTTGGAACAAGTTTCATGACATTCGACATCGCACAACAGACATTTCGCAAGTGCCTCTTGCTTATGTCACACAGTACTTGA
- the LOC135385554 gene encoding ribosomal RNA-processing protein 7 homolog A-like — MAPSSAKGFLSLPVKFSAESSASHFLFFKEHNIRETDNKKPLGRTLFVVGVPPCADKGSLRRLFTEFGNVSSVLLQKVPSSGQAEVGKAKFFSERSSINGFKVAYVVFQSTEGLESALAANTSEPRVLCSGEAPISVGMQKWCDDYKSSFVDVDQLQRKVDAYMEDYDKRIEEEKTRAKETEGVPDEEGWTTVTKYGKRPVIPRTDAIAKKIDVLEKKKRSRKELLNFYTFQIRQSKMDHIANLRKKFEEDKKRIAIMKSARRFKPV, encoded by the coding sequence ATGGCTCCTTCCAGTGCGAAAGGTTTTCTAAGTCTGCCCGTGAAATTTTCGGCTGAAAGCAGTGCTTCACactttttattcttcaaagaACACAACATCCGAGAAACAGACAATAAGAAGCCACTTGGGAGGACACTTTTTGTCGTAGGGGTGCCTCCTTGTGCAGATAAAGGATCACTTCGGCGCCTGTTCACAGAATTTGGAAATGTGTCCTCCGTTTTACTTCAAAAGGTACCGTCTTCTGGTCAGGCAGAAGTTGGAAAGGCCAAGTTTTTCTCGGAACGGAGCTCTATAAATGGTTTTAAGGTAGCTTATGTTGTGTTTCAATCTACAGAAGGACTTGAAAGCGCACTGGCTGCCAACACGTCGGAACCGCGTGTGCTGTGTTCAGGAGAAGCACCAATATCTGTGGGGATGCAAAAATGGTGTGACGACTACAAGTCGTCTTTTGTAGACGTTGACCAACTTCAGAGAAAAGTCGATGCCTACATGGAAGATTATGATAAGCGAATAGAAGAAGAGAAGACTCGCGCAAAGGAAACCGAAGGAGTGCCTGACGAAGAGGGTTGGACGACAGTGACCAAATACGGAAAGAGACCTGTGATACCGCGAACTGATGCGATTGCAAAGAAAATCGATGTGCTAGAAAAGAAGAAACGCTCACGAAAGGAGCTCCTGAACTTCTACACATTTCAAATACGACAATCGAAGATGGACCACATTGCAAATCTGAGGAAAAAGTTTGAAGAAGATAAAAAGCGAATAGCAATAATGAAATCAGCCAGACGGTTCAAGCCAGTGTAG
- the LOC135385552 gene encoding ribosome biogenesis protein WDR12 homolog — MSQVQVKFRTKDTKYSVPDTPFSVTGNASATQLSSLIHTLIKESASDEETRELPVFDFLVNGELLRLPLEEHLHVKEISQETVIHIEYFTRCPPPRPIDSLVHDDWVSAVHASADGILSGCYDNTLHIWDADGKHKLMIPGHMGPVKAIKWVSSGNPICIFVSTSHDETAMLWQWNKNANAIESVHVCKGHARSVDCVDVDGTQTKFATGSYDHMLKIWSADPSVKDSEQIEDGSEEGSRKKLKTTEGKTKIRTPVLTLSGHHEAVTGVQWTDDSEVATCSMDNTLRLWDVELGGLKTQLVGSKAFLSISHSKLNKQIISGSTDRHIRLWDPRTKEGSVVKCSYTSHVGWVSSVCWSSTLEYQFISGGYDGVLKLWDSRCPKASLYDMSGHEDKILAANWSVSKYMISGGADNQMKIFEHNG; from the coding sequence ATGTCTCAAGTTCAAGTGAAGTTTCGCACGAAAGACACAAAATATTCAGTTCCAGACACACCATTTTCTGTTACTGGTAATGCCTCAGCAACTCAACTTTCCTCGCTTATTCATACACTGATAAAGGAGTCTGCATCTGATGAGGAGACACGTGAGCTTCCAGTTTTTGACTTCTTGGTTAACGGAGAGCTTCTTCGGCTTCCGTTAGAGGAACACTTGCATGTGAAAGAAATATCTCAAGAGACAGTAATACACATCGAGTACTTCACGAGGTGCCCTCCACCGCGCCCAATTGACAGTTTGGTTCACGATGACTGGGTTAGTGCAGTTCATGCTTCTGCAGATGGCATTCTTTCTGGCTGCTACGACAACACTCTGCATATTTGGGATGCAGACGGAAAACACAAGCTGATGATACCTGGTCACATGGGTCCTGTTAAGGCCATTAAGTGGGTGTCGTCTGGCAATCCAATCTGCATTTTCGTTAGCACCTCGCACGACGAAACTGCCATGCTGTGGCAGTGGAATAAAAACGCCAATGCAATTGAATCAGTACACGTTTGCAAAGGTCATGCCAGAAGTGTTGATTGTGTAGATGTCGATGGCACACAGACAAAGTTTGCTACGGGATCATACGACCATATGCTGAAAATATGGTCTGCTGACCCCAGCGTAAAGGATAGTGAACAAATTGAGGATGGCTCTGAAGAAGGAAGCAGAAAAAAGCTGAAGACAACTGAAGGGAAGACAAAAATACGAACTCCTGTGCTGACTCTTTCTGGTCATCATGAAGCTGTTACAGGGGTCCAGTGGACAGATGACAGTGAAGTCGCCACTTGTTCCATGGACAATACACTTCGTCTTTGGGATGTTGAACTGGGTGGGTTGAAGACACAACTGGTGGGTTCCAAGGCATTCCTTAGTATATCACATTCAAAGTTAAACAAGCAAATTATTTCTGGATCGACAGACCGTCATATCAGGCTTTGGGATCCAAGGACGAAAGAGGGCTCTGTAGTCAAATGCAGCTACACATCACATGTGGGATGGGTATCGTCAGTGTGCTGGTCCTCCACTTTAGAGTACCAGTTCATATCAGGTGGCTACGATGGTGTGCTTAAGCTCTGGGACTCAAGATGTCCAAAAGCATCACTTTATGACATGTCAGGGCATGAAGATAAGATATTAGCTGCAAACTGGTCTGTGAGCAAATACATGATCAGTGGTGGTGCTGACAACCAGATGAAGATTTTTGAGCACAATGGGTAA